TATGGCATAAGACCACCTAGACACCAGATGGCGCATTTTGTCGCTCACATGcgctgggggccattatatatcctaatattatagAGGGacctttatatattataattataaagAGGGGCAATTATTaattgcccctctgtataattataatatataatggccaccTCTGAATAATGTGGCCCCTCTGCATAATATATAATGTGGCCCCTCtgcataatatataatataactgcctactttgttttttctactgtttataCTGATAATGCCCCccacctcctcagtgcccccagtatggcctgCCTTAGGGTAGTTACTCACCTCTCTCCCTCACCGCTTGTGGTGCCCCGGTGCAggcggtcaggaacacatcgCCGTGCCCTCCTGTGCAAAGTCATCACTTTATCTCGCGAGGTCACGGTGAGGTAATTGTGATCTCCTGCGCCattctactgccttataggcttcgggcctgaagcctatgaggcagaacggaggggacgggagccataggctcccgtggcCCTTCTTGAAATGCCTGGTGCCCCCATTAATTGGCAACCCCCTCCCCCTACGCTActgctttcttcttctttcattaTCATCCTCTTTTTCAATTATTGTCATCTTCAACTTTCTTCTGcttatgactagggttgagcgaatcgaagtgtccgaagtggacttcgatcctaATTTGCctaaatggggtaaaaaaaaataaaaaatcatactcgCCTCATCCGTTTGAGTGCGAAGAGCCACCCGCCGCTGTCTTGAAGATCCAGCACAAAATCTTGTTTGATGTCCCCAGGCTGGCCGACATGATGAGATCAGCACACGCTATgagattttgcgctggatcttcaatcaagatggcgacgATCGGCTCTTCGGATGAGGTGagtaggatttatttattttattatagacCTTactattaatgtcagatgcctgTCTTCTTTATTCTTATTTTACTATCTTCCTTTTTATTTCTTCCTTCTTTCTTATtcctttttgttgttttttttcctttctgcttTCTTTCTTCTTCCTCTCTTTCCTATCTTCTTGTTGCCTTTTTGTTCTTCTTGCTCCTACATCTCTCCTCATTATAACGTCTTTCTTTTCCCTTTGCTTTCTTCTTTCattttgttttcttctttttgttctctccctttcttcttcttctcccccTCCTTCCGTACATAAGGTGGTCAGAGTAGTAATTTCTGCTGCATCTTAACGCTGTCAGGGTTTTACATGTTTGTCCTCTTTATGTCCATGGTCAGAATTCTTCTCCTCCTCATACATAAGTAGTGCATGTTTTCATTAATCAGTAAATGTGCATATATGATGTACTTATGCCAGTCTCCTGTCTTTGCAGGTCCTTCCATGTGTAGAgctgaaagaccatggcagacTACACCATACGGGTCTACAAGAACCGGGACTACAATGCTGTCCGTATGCTGTTTGCAGAAGGCACGCTGGAGCACATCCCGGCTACCTGTGCCTACCTGCTGAAGCTTCCCCGCGCCCAGTTTATCCTTTTCATATCTTTCATCACCCTGCTCTTAATATCTAGGTCCTACTTACTTTCTCTAGTCAGCCTGGCCATTCTGTTCACTGCAGGACGGCGCCTGTTGAAAAACGAGTATCATCAGTATGTGGACAAGTGTCAGAGAGAAGACTTACTGGACATTGAGGAGTCCTACCTGGCAAGTAACAACTCTTGTTTCTGGGTGGTAGAGTCTAACGGCAGGGTCATCGGCATGGTGGGCGTCCAGCCAGTGCCCCGCTCTACTGAAGTTATGGTGTTGAGGTGGCTGTCAGTGGCTAAGGACAAGAGGCACCAAGGAATCGCCAAGGCTCTGTGCCAGAAGGTCATAGATTTCACTTGTACGCGTGGCTTCAAAGTGTTGACTATGGAGACGTCAATGATACAAGTTCCTGCGCAAAAATTATATGAAAAATTGGGTTTTCAGAAAACAGATGTCAAGATTTTTCCATCACTGATTGGAAGGTTTTCTAATTTTACAATCCTAACCTATGAATATAGGATTAAAGACTAGTGGGATGGAGGAGCCACCAACTCATGGACTAGACACTGGGCAATTATAATCCTTCACCACTAATTTATCAATCCAGAGAAGGTATGTCTGATAGACAATATGTCGGCTGCAATTGGTTCATCTGGACATGTGTCTTATAGACAATATGGAGGCTGTCATGGTTCACCTGGACATGTGTCTGATAGACAATATGGAGGCTGTCATGGTTCATCTGGACATGTGTCTGATAGACAATATGGATGCTGTCATGGTTCATCTAGATGTGTGTTCTAATTCTCCATCACTTTATTGCATCTGTACCACTATCAATATGGAAGTAAAACTTTTTGGGAAAACCCAGACACCAACTCCTGTAAGACATCACACTTGGGTGGATGATCCTTCTGACTTGTGTTTGGGACAGAGCCTCTCATAGTCTAATGGTGATGACACTGTGAGGATAGAACCAAGAATGGGGCCATGATGGGTTAAGATGAGGATATTCATACCATTCATTTCCTTATTATGCCCTGCCAGTGCTCTCACCCTGTTCACATGGGAAacagaaaccccccaaaacacaacATACTCCTAAGGACTAGCTCAGGCTGATGTCCTGATTGCACCTTCAATGTCTTCCTGCTTTGCTGTGTGTTTCATTGTGGTTATGACGACTCATTAGGAGAATTCGACCGATAAGTAAAGGCCGTCTGTACTTTGTGTGGTTTGTCGCTGCTCCTGTCTCAGCGGGTGGATACGTGTTGGGCCCTGgatatacagtgcattcagaaagtcttcagaccctttcatgttttctcatttcttatgttgtcaCCTTGTGCTACAAATCCTGCCCTCAGTCCCACATTACTTGGGACACAAGTCTTCGGCCCCTGtactcgggacacaagtcttcggcccctgtactcgggacacaagtcttcggcccctgtactcgggacacaagtcttTGGCCCCTGtactcgggacacaagtcttTGGCCCCTGtactcgggacacaagtcttcggcccctgtactcgggacacaagtcttcggcccctgtactcgggacacaagtcttcggcccctgtactcgggacacaagtcttcggcccctgtactcgggacacaagtcttcggcccctgtactcgggacacaagtcttcggcccctgtactcgggacacaagtcttcggcccctgtactcgggacacaagtcttcggcccctgtactcgggacacaagtcttcggcccctgtactcgggacacaagtcttcggcccctgtactcgggacacaagtcttcggcccctgtactcgggacacaagtcttcgGCCCCTGTACTCGGGACACAGGTCTTCGGCCCCTGTACTCGGGACACAGGTCTTCGGCCCCTGTACTCGGGACACAGGTCTTCGGCCCCTGTACTCGGGACACAGGTCTTCGGCCCCTGTACTCGGGACACAGGTCTTCGGCCCCTGTACTCGGGACAcaggtcttcggcccctttactcgggacacagGTCTTCGGCCCCTTACTCGGGACAcaggtcttcggcccctttacctcGGGACAcaggtcttcggcccctttactcgggacacaggtcttcggcccctttactcgggacacaagtcttcggcccctgtactcgggacacaagtcttcggcccctgtactcgggacacaagtcttcggcccctgtaatcgggacacaagtcttcggcccctgtactcgggacacaagtcttcggcccctgtactcgggacacaagtcttcggcccctgtactcgggacacaagtcttTGGCCCCTGtactcgggacacaagtcttTGGCCCCTGtactcgggacacaagtcttTGGCCCCTGtactcgggacacaagtcttcggcccctgtactcgggacacaagtcttcgGCCCCTGTACTCGGGACACAGGTCTTTGGCCCCTGTAATCGGGACACAGGTCTTCGGCCCCTGTACTCGGGACACAGGTCTTCGGCCCCTGTACTCGGGACAcaggtcttcggcccctttactcgggacacaggtcttcggcccctttactcgggacacaggtcttcggcccctttactcgggacacaggtcttcggcccctttactcgggacacaagtcttcggcccctttactcgggacacaagtctttggcccctttactcgggacacaagtcttcggcccctttactcgggacacaagtcttTGGAAGACTGCAGGTATCTAATGTCAGCCAGAAGACCATGTGAGGGTCAGCAGCTTCCAGTGGAGAAGAAAGTGATGCACCCCACTGAAGGCTTAAGGTTGGGGTCCACTCCTGGTTGTTATCTGCATGGAGAGGAGGAGGCCTGAGACACTGGCCCATTGTCTGACCCCTCAAACACTATTTTCATGGTACAAGATTCCAGTAATCAAATAACTCTGGATTCGGTCTTAGACTAGTTTTCCAACATGGAGTTcagagcttaaagaggacctttcactagtttacaaactaaaaacgaactatatcaatgggcagagcggcgcccaggggtccccctgcacttactagtatgtctgggcaccgctccgttcgcccggtataggctccggtgtctcagctccgtctgatgcactggactgattttttgtattaggcgtgtcccttgcaaaagcgctggccaattgcagcgcacagctcatagcctggctatgagctgtgcgctgcgattggccagcgctgcagcaagggacacgcctaatacaaaaaatcagttcaatacaacagacggagctgagacaccgggcaaacggagtggcgcccagacataccagtaagtgcagggggacccctgggcgccatgTTCTTGTAATCCACCGAATGCATCCTTTGCAAAGTTATATCCGAGGTCTCTGCATTGTGGACCATCTTTGATGTGAGGGTTTCCTCCTTTATAATAGTAACACTGCAGCAGtgctgtaggtacggggtactcCGTGTGTTTATGAGATTTTACTGAACGCATATGTGACCTTCATCAAACACTAGGATTAGAGCAAAGAATAACATCGAAGGTAAACTGgtaatgcaacacgccagacctgcagggtatgacgaagtgaggtcacagttatgggcaatcgagggtactcactatatttgcagaaccctgggcaggcgcgtggcagtgaaggagaggtagacacagttcctctggggcacgctctgtagatagggaccaggcctgatggtagttgaggtgccctggatgttacaggtattttgtgtgcctggggcaaggtccctgtggtaattcgtgacgccagtgcctttggccggtggcacgccggttggtggttggaatgatgaaggtacacaagtatatagtgaaccaaaacacaactttactgaacaatccaactttgtacagcagggagtagtatagtctctgtattacagttccacaaaaggggcttattcacaaatatggcaggcaatagtcatgcaagttacactgagggtaaattccacaagcactcagcagcaggttgtacttttcccagaatcactgtacactgtcctttatagaactcctgctctggctttatatctcccaaggcccggatgcctaaaagggtggcttttatccttggttactttcttcctcaagtaatatactgcttgctatgattcctaaaggttctctgcccatcagggtcacttcgcttaccctgggacgcctcctcctatcaggtggataactgtagctttctcccaggaggttggttcctgccactggggtatctctactgagctgatcctagcctcaggagcttcaggtggacgaggtgactcctctagtcccctggaatgaactaacacttccctgtctgggccttcctatatgtaactagggctctctagctccctctaacgtctgggaggctaaactacaccctgacaggcctgacacccagataatacagggaaaaacaagcacatgacatttaatgcaatgcaacacattaacctgtgcagtgcccacctttacctagtgggacactacatacccccacgctataacgttgcccgtcctcggcgcaacatggagggtccgcccatctggaagcggcaacctgaaagatagcagagaacatacatatgcaatattcacCACATTTAACAACACAACAGTGGGCAATATGGATCACTGgaaggagtggtgacaaggggcgtcgttctcttctctcaggataatgtgagggaacaggggcgctgacctggcacagcgtatcaataaaccaggatagtccatataaaatgtaggtaaacataagtccttggaggctcaaagaacaacatgagtccgtacccaggcttgtaatggttaaacaggggtttcccgtgaggagCTACCTGGTCCCATAatgtagtccacaaacctcacaggacgatgccccctggtagaacgggtagacctccttactggcagggattcttcctgcctggcttcaggaatgtcagaggagcccattgcctctggagcttcttcaggaggctgagggctaacaggaacaggagcaggaaccaataaattcaaccaaggcgtgagggcccagtggagcggctctttatcatggattaagttctccacagcctgcatagggtccataggtggagccggcaactcctCCTCAGTAGGTTCcggttccatctcctccgccgctggttctccttctatacagggcttgaggcggttcctgtgaacaacttggggactccttccttccctggagatctggtaaatgtgggccgcagcattaggtatggcagtgataaggtagggaatcctttcccatttgctgtccaacttgctggtccgatggttgtttttcaaccataccttgtctcccagagccaggggtcccgcatgggcagtctggtcaaagtctttctgctgcctttctcggacaatctccatccgttcctggacaatctccttagcattaagaagacgcctttggtgctccactacccagtcagtcttgggcagtgggttgatctcatccggcacttgtacccctagggagtggtccgcaggcaatctcccttgtcggccgaacatcaaatagaacggggtgtaaccggtggaacagtggatggtgttgttgtaagtgtacataagctgcggcaacaaagtaggccaatctcccctcgtctcagggggtactgctctcagcatttcaatgagagtcttattcattttctcacagagtccgttaccttgcggatgataggcggtggtccggaccttctggcagttgtgtagcaggcacatctcatggaacagctgtgactcaaatgcggacccttgatcggtgaggatcctttctgggcaaccgtagggcagcaggaaatgcttccagaacgcctccgctgtggtctttgctgtcaggtctttcacaggcactgctacgacaaacttagtgaagtgatcaattatagtcatggcatatgtataccctgagcgactcggctctaactttacatgatcaatggcaacaagttctaaaggagccttacttacgatgggatggagaggcgccctctggtcatggcgttcagttcgccccacagcacaggcagtgcattctcggcaccatttctcgatatcttctctcatcccgatccaatagaatcttctgcgaatggtggcctcagtcttttgcacaccgaagtgtccggactggttgtggtacatatccagcaccaggctggcatcccgacgtggcaggagaatttgatacactctatcataggacactggatccagactccttctgagcaacaggcccttttgaaggaataattgatggcgatgtctccacagtctcactagctctgggtctgcactcttcctgcagatcctctcagggacttttccactagtaaggaagtcgagcagttcaccgaggactctactttcggactggagtttaatccatctttcttgatcgcctctggactcaggaccatctgatgaggaaggatcagcagcaggggaatcttcagtacgtatattatcctgctgggtaaatttattatagaacgctggcatctccacctcttcccaggcatctttcggttcatctggggcttctgtagtggggagtcgtgacagagcatcagcgttctcattggagcggcctgcccggtacttcacagtaaaatcatagttggccaggcaggaggcccatctttgctccagtgcccctaatttggctgtattcagatgcgccaggggattattatctgtgaaggcaacaaacggtgtggcagcgagatagtccttaaacttttcagtcacagcccacactaaggcaagaaactccagcttgaaagaactgtaattctggtcgttcttctcagctcccttcagggatcggctggcgtaggcaatcactctttctttgttatcttgcacttgagccaacacggcccccaggcctcttttactggcatctgtgtagaggtggaatggcttctgataatctgggtaacccagaacagggggttcagtcaacttcttctttaggagttggaaggcaatctCCCGCTCTTCactccattcaacaggaataggagtctttgggctcttttttggatgccccctcaagagttcctggatgggatccgcaatttgtgcaaaatgcgggatgaatcgcctatagtaccctgcaaaactgagaaagcttctcacctccttcacggtcgtaggagtaggccagttacggacagcagcaagtttgtcagggtcaggctgtactccttcggcactgacaatgtgcccgagatatctgacggctggtttcagcaggtggcacttggatggcttgattttgaggccatatttagaaagaacttgaaacacctcacccaggtgctttagatggtcctcatacgtcttggagtatataatgacgtcatccaggtataataacaccgtctcaaaattcctatggc
This portion of the Bufo gargarizans isolate SCDJY-AF-19 chromosome 1, ASM1485885v1, whole genome shotgun sequence genome encodes:
- the LOC122934069 gene encoding probable N-acetyltransferase camello; this translates as MADYTIRVYKNRDYNAVRMLFAEGTLEHIPATCAYLLKLPRAQFILFISFITLLLISRSYLLSLVSLAILFTAGRRLLKNEYHQYVDKCQREDLLDIEESYLASNNSCFWVVESNGRVIGMVGVQPVPRSTEVMVLRWLSVAKDKRHQGIAKALCQKVIDFTCTRGFKVLTMETSMIQVPAQKLYEKLGFQKTDVKIFPSLIGRFSNFTILTYEYRIKD